A single Oryza brachyantha chromosome 8, ObraRS2, whole genome shotgun sequence DNA region contains:
- the LOC102717821 gene encoding nitrate reductase [NADH] 1: MAASVQPRQFGHLDPGSAPVRVASNGGAKAAYPRRADSPVRGCGFPPLVSPPPRRATTDVASDDEDDEQEDWRELYGSHLQLEVEPPVRDPRDEGTADAWVERNPSLIRLTGKHPLNCEPPLARLMHHGFITPAALHYVRNHGPVPRGDWATWSVEVTGLVKRPMRLTMDELVNDFPAVEVPVTLVCAGNRRKEQNMVQQTVGFNWGAAGVSTSVWRGARLRDVLRRCGIMPSKGGALNVCFEGAEDLPGGGGSKYGTSVTRQWALDPSRDIMLAYMQNGEPLLPDHGFPVRAIIPGCIGGRMVKWVKRIIVTTAESDNYYHYKDNRVLPSHVDAELANAEAWWYKPEYIINELNINSVITTPGHDEILPINGITTQRGYTMKGYAYSGGGKKVTRVEVTLDGGETWLVCALDHPEKPTRYGKHWCWCFWSVEVEVLDLLGAKEIAVRAWDQSHNTQPEKLIWNLMGMMNNCWFRVKVNVCRPHKGEIGLVFEHPTQPGNQTGGWMARQKHLETAEAAAPGLKRSTSTPFMNTTDGKQFTMSEVRKHASRDSAWIVVHGHVYDCTAFLKDHPGGADSILINAGTDCTEEFDAIHSDKAKALLDTYRIGELITTGAGYSSDNSVHGASNLSQLAPIREAIKAPAPVALSSPRDKVPCRLVDKKELSRDVRLFRFALPSSDQVLGLPVGKHIFVCANIDGKLCMRAYTPTSMVDEVGQFELLVKVYFKNEHPKFPDGGLMTQYLESLPVGAHIDVKGPLGHVEYTGRGDFIISGKPRHARRLAMIAGGSGITPMYQVIQAVLRDQPEDTTEMHLVYANRTEDDILLRDELDRWAAEYPDRLKVWYVIDQVKRPEEGWEYSVGFVTEDILREHVPEGGDDTLALACGPPPMIKFAISPNLEKMKYDMANSFIAF; encoded by the exons ATGGCCGCTTCCGTGCAGCCGCGGCAGTTCGGCCACCTCGATCCGGGCTCCGCGCCGGTGCGCGTCGCGTCGAACGGCGGCGCCAAGGCGGCGTACCCTCGCCGCGCGGACTCGCCGGTGCGCGGGTGCGGCTTCCCCCCGctcgtctcgccgccgccccggagGGCCACGACCGACGTGGCGTctgacgacgaggacgacgagcaGGAGGACTGGCGCGAGCTGTACGGCTCGCACCTGCAGCTGGAGGTGGAGCCGCCGGTGCGCGACCCGCGCGACGAGGGCACCGCGGACGCGTGGGTCGAGCGCAACCCGTCGCTGATCCGGCTGACGGGGAAGCACCCGCTGAACTGCGAGCCGCCGCTGGCGAGGCTCATGCACCACGGCTTCATCACCCCGGCGGCGCTGCACTACGTGCGCAACCACGGGCCCGTGCCGCGGGGCGACTGGGCGACGTGGAGCGTCGAGGTGACGGGCCTCGTCAAGCGCCCCATGCGGCTCACCATGGACGAGCTGGTCAACGACTTCCCCGCCGTGGAGGTCCCCGTCACGCTCGTCTGCGCCGGCAACCGGCGCAAGGAGCAGAACATGGTGCAGCAGACGGTGGGCTTCAACtggggcgccgccggcgtgtcCACGTCGGTGTGGCGCGGCGCCCGCCTCCGCGACGTGCTCCGCCGGTGCGGCATCATGCCCAGCAAGGGCGGCGCGCTCAACGTGTGCTTCGAGGGCGCCGAGgacctccccggcggcggcggctccaaGTACGGCACCAGCGTCACCCGCCAGTGGGCGCTCGACCCGTCGCGGGACATCATGCTCGCCTACATGCAGAATGGCGAGCCGCTGCTGCCCGACCATGGCTTCCCCGTCCGCGCCATCATCCCCGGCTGCATCGGCGGCCGCATGGTCAAGTGGGTCAAGCGCATCAtcgtcaccaccgccgagTCCGACAACTACTACCATTACAAGGACAACCGCGTCCTCCCGTCCCATGTCGACGCCGAGCTCGCCAACGCAGAAG CGTGGTGGTACAAGCCGGAGTACATCATCAACGAGCTCAACATCAACTCGGTGATCACGACGCCGGGGCACGACGAGATCCTGCCCATCAACGGCATCACCACGCAGCGCGGCTACACCATGAAGGGATACGCCTACTCCG GTGGCGGCAAGAAGGTGACGAGGGTGGAGGTGacgctggacggcggcgagacaTGGCTGGTGTGCGCGCTCGACCACCCGGAGAAGCCCACCAGGTACGGCAAGCACTGGTGCTGGTGCTTCTGGTCCGTCGAGGTCGAGGTGCTCGACCTCCTCGGCGCCAAGGAGATCGCCGTGCGTGCCTGGGACCAGTCTCACAACACCCAGCCCGAGAAGCTCATCTGGAATCTCATG GGGATGATGAACAACTGCTGGTTCAGGGTGAAGGTGAACGTGTGCCGGCCGCACAAGGGTGAGATCGGGCTGGTGTTCGAGCACCCGACGCAGCCGGGGAACCAGACGGGCGGGTGGATGGCGAGGCAGAAGCACCTggagacggcggaggcggcggcgccggggctcAAGCGGAGCACGTCCACGCCGTTCATGAACACCACCGACGGCAAGCAGTTCACCATGTCCGAGGTGCGCAAGCACGCGTCGCGGGACTCGGCGTGGATCGTCGTGCACGGCCACGTCTACGACTGCACCGCCTTCCTCAAGGACCACCCGGGCGGCGCCGACAGCATCCTCATCAACGCCGGCACCGACTGCACCGAGGAGTTCGACGCCATCCACTCCGACAAGGCCAAGGCGCTCCTCGACACCTACCGCATCGGCGAGCTCATCACCACCGGCGCGGGCTACAGCTCCGACAACTCCGTCCATGGCGCGTCCAACCTCTCCCAGCTCGCCCCCATCCGCGAGGCCATCAAGGCGCCGGCGCCCGTCGCGCTCTCCAGCCCGCGCGACAAGGTGCCCTGCCGCCTCGTCGACAAGAAGGAGCTCTCACGCGACGTCCGCCTGTTCCGCTTCGCGCTGCCGTCTTCCGACCAGGTGCTCGGCCTCCCCGTCGGCAAGCACATCTTCGTGTGCGCCAACATCGACGGGAAGCTGTGCATGCGGGCGTACACGCCGACGAGCATGGTCGACGAGGTCGGCCAGTTCGAGCTCCTCGTCAAGGTGTACTTCAAGAACGAGCACCCCAAGTTCCCCGACGGCGGGCTCATGACGCAATACCTGGAGTCGCTCCCGGTGGGCGCCCACATCGACGTCAAGGGGCCACTCGGCCACGTCGAGTACACCGGCCGCGGCGACTTCATCATCAGCGGCAAGccgcggcacgcgcggcggctggccatgatcgccggcgggagcgggatCACGCCCATGTACCAGGTGATCCAGGCGGTGCTGCGCGACCAGCCGGAGGACACGACGGAGATGCACCTCGTGTACGCGAACCGGACGGAGGACGACATCCTCCTCCGCGACGAGCTCGACCGGTGGGCGGCGGAGTACCCGGACAGGCTCAAGGTGTGGTACGTCATCGACCAGGTGAAGCGGCCGGAGGAAGGGTGGGAGTACAGCGTCGGGTTCGTGACGGAGGACATCCTGCGGGAGCACGTgccggagggcggcgacgacacgcTCGCCCTCGCTTgcgggccgccgccgatgaTCAAGTTCGCCATCTCACCGAACCTGGAGAAGATGAAGTACGACATGGCCAATTCTTTCATCGCGTTCTAA
- the LOC102717547 gene encoding STOREKEEPER protein-like, translated as MAPKRPAAASGSASEASDGEAARRRSRSPSRSASLSRSRSRSRSRSKTPPSSVHPNAVVLSSNPAAVDFAAASDSEAGADARLASPRRSRERSPRLHSDSDNSAAAAEAAVAAASDDGDDEDNATPPPRSRRSTRVEAASVKPISSRPMDGSRRPAAASSQSQRRSKRPRSAPSHHSPEQQKRQPRVWNPEDEVTILRALISYRAKNGALPASSQDTGKLHNMIRGQLTVKASTTQLSDKVRRLKHKYNLILTRVTKNGRDPDLPTAHDREVYELSRKVWGSKTSGAGAGSAGGGGRVYENAEVAGSDEEQGSRESDEDMESGWDDRDHRNKRMKAITVANGNGSAIAIGGRSAHGNGSRKGDVAENEKDMYPYLWEAVEELSKEHPSGTAFRKAFGVLDGSRARAMEEKLNRFRLSEIRQQLRRMDLMKETIKMVLDALEGTD; from the coding sequence ATGGCCCCGAagcgcccggccgccgcgtcgggcTCGGCCTCCGAGGCctccgacggcgaggcggcccgccgccgctcgcgctCCCCTTCGCGGAGCGCCTCCCTGTcgcgctcccgctcccgctcccgctcccgatCCAAGACCCCGCCCTCCAGCGTCCACCCCAACGCCGTCGTGCTATCCTCcaaccccgccgccgtcgacttCGCGGCCGCGTCCGACTCcgaggccggcgccgacgcccgcctcgcctccccgAGGCGCAGCCGCGAGCGCTCCCCGCGCCTCCACTCCGACTCCGACaactccgccgcggccgctgaggcggccgtggccgccgcgtccgacgacggcgacgacgaggacaaCGCCACACCGCCCCCTCGCTCCCGCCGCTCCACCCGCGTCGAGGCCGCCAGCGTCAAGCCTATCAGCTCCCGCCCAATGGACGGGTCACGCCGCCCGGCTGCAGCCTCATCCCAGTCCCAGAGGCGCTCCAAGCGGCCCCGCAGCGCCCCCTCCCATCACTCCCCGGAGCAGCAGAAGCGCCAGCCGCGGGTTTGGAACCCAGAAGACGAGGTCACCATCCTGCGTGCCCTCATCTCCTACCGTGCCAAGAACGGCGCGCTCCCCGCGTCCTCTCAGGACACCGGCAAGCTACACAATATGATTCGCGGGCAGCTTACTGTTAAGGCATCTACCACCCAGCTTAGTGATAAGGTCCGGCGGCTCAAACATAAGTACAATTTGATCTTGACTCGTGTTACCAAGAATGGGCGGGATCCAGACTTGCCAACAGCCCATGACCGTGAAGTTTATGAACTTAGCAGGAAAGTTTGGGGTTCAAAGACCagtggtgctggtgctggtaGTGCAGGTGGAGGTGGCCGTGTATATGAGAATGCTGAGGTTGCAGGTAGCGATGAAGAGCAAGGGAGCAGAGAGAGTGATGAGGACATGGAGAGTGGGTGGGATGACCGTGATCACAGGAACAAGAGAATGAAGGCAATTACTGTTGCAAATGGGAATGGGAGTGCCATTGCGATTGGGGGTAGGAGTGCCCATGGCAATGGCAGCAGGAAGGGTGATGTTGCTGAGAACGAGAAGGACATGTACCCATACCTTTGGGAGGCTGTTGAGGAGCTGTCCAAGGAGCACCCGAGTGGGACTGCGTTTAGGAAGGCTTTTGGTGTGCTTGATGGTTCAAGGGCACGGGCAATGGAGGAGAAGCTGAACAGGTTTAGGCTCTCGGAGATAAGGCAGCAGCTGCGCCGGATGGACTTGATGAAAGAGACAATCAAGATGGTGCTTGATGCACTGGAGGGCACTGATTGA